Proteins encoded in a region of the Alosa sapidissima isolate fAloSap1 chromosome 19, fAloSap1.pri, whole genome shotgun sequence genome:
- the lig1 gene encoding DNA ligase 1, protein MQRSIASFFQPMKGKEKNDGQVKVKSESVKSPLKLQNGNQEVDSPVKKLSKRSRQILDSDDEEQTANQVKGDARDKPTKEQAANQVKGDAGDKPTNEHESAPEATPTSLSPKTPVSPATPMTPVTPAALVASATPVTPSSESPSGVPKRRTARKQFPKRKLENRSDGETEKEEKEGGEEEKEGGRESKRARTEQSQERLDKEEEQMEVENGDGQITEDKEGGEKPTAEVKKEREEEEEGMKEEKNDESPAGRMKGGEKAEEKKKSSKSPETEERMKGGEKAEEKRSGESPRAVKKGDTEEKKEERKEKEGPVKKTAAFSSFFTPKKAAVKLEKVEQTEEEKKPLPSEEKDRHSAKGAESVDQTQYDPSRAHYHPIDHACWGRGQKVPYLAVARTFEKIEEDSGRLRNIETLSNLLRSVILLSPDDLLCCVYLCLNQLGPAYQGLELGVGETVLMKAVAQATGRQLDKIKAEAQEKGDLGLVAESSRSNQRMMFAPANLTSRGVFVKLKEIASMSGNSAMNKKIDIIKGLFVACRHSEARYIIRSLAGKLRIGLAEQSVLAALSQAVCLTPPGQEFPPAVVDAGKKMSTESRKSWLEEKGLILKQTYCEMPNYDVIIPVLLKEGIDELPNQCRLTPGVPLKPMLAHPTKGVGEVMKRFDEAAFTCEYKYDGERAQIHILESGEVRIYSRNQEDNTTKYPDIIARIPQVKKASVVSCVLDSEAVAWDREKKQIQPFQVLTTRKRKDVDAADIKVQVCVYAFDLLYLNGKSLVREPLCARRALLRESFEEQEGQFVFARSLDSLNTDAIAEFLEQSVRDSCEGLMVKTLERDATYEIAKRSHNWLKLKKDYLEGVGDTVDLCVVGAYLGKGKRAGGYGGFLLACYDEDNEEFQSVCKIGTGFKDEDLEQHYNFLKEHILPKPRPYYRVDQSAEPDVWLDAVQVWEVKCADLSLSPVYKAGMGLVDPEKGISLRFPRFLRIRDDKKPEDATSASQVAGLYRQQQQIQNQGDKSGDLEDYY, encoded by the exons ATGCAGCGGAGTATTGC GTCTTTCTTCCAGCCAATGAAAGGCAAGGAGAAGAATGACGGACAGGTGAAGGTGAAATCAGA GTCTGTGAAGAGCCCACTCAAGCTGCAGAACGGCAACCAGGAAGTGGACTCTCCGGTGAAGAAGCTGAGCAAGCGCAGCCGGCAAATCCTGGACAGCGATGATGAAGAGCAGACGGCCAATCAGGTCAAAGGAGACGCCAGAGACAAGCCCACCAAGGAGCAGGCAGCCAATCAGGTCAAAGGAGACGCTGGAGACAAACCCACCAATGAGCAT GAGTCTGCTCCTGAAGCCACGCCCACCTCTCTGTCGCCAAAGACGCCTGTTTCCCCGGCAACGCCTATGACCCCAGTGACCCCAGCTGCGTTGGTTGCCTCGGCAACCCCAGTCACCCCCTCCTCCGAGTCCCCCTCTGGGGTTCCCAAGCGCAGGACAG cGAGGAAGCAGTTCCCCAAGAGGAAGTTGGAGAACCGCagtgatggagagacagagaaggaggagaaagaaggaggggaggaggagaaggagggaggacgggagagcaagagagccaGGACGGAGCAGTCCCAGGAGcgcctag acaaagaggaggagcagatggAGGTGGAGAATGGAGATGGACAGATCACAGAAGacaaggagggaggagagaagccCACAGCAGAggtgaagaaagagagggaggaagaggaggagggaatgaaagaagagaagaatgaTGAAAGCCCTGCAGGAAGgatgaagggaggagagaaagcagaggagaagaagaagagctcAAAGAGTCCTGAGACGGAGGAGAGgatgaagggaggagagaaagcggaggagaagagaagtggagagagtcCCAGAGCTGTGAAGAAGGGAGAtacggaggagaagaaggaggagaggaaggagaaggaggggcCAGTGAAGAAGACGGCGGCGTTCAGCAGCTTCTTCA cTCCCAAGAAGGCTGCAGTGAAGCTGGAGAAGGTGGAGCAGactgaggaagagaagaagcCCCTCCCCTCTGAGGAGAAGGACCGCcacag TGCTAAAGGGGCGGAATCCGTGGACCAGACCCAATACGATCCATCCAGAGCTCACTACCACCCCATAGACCACGCCTGCTGGGGGCGGGGCCAGAA AGTTCCCTATCTTGCAGTGGCTCGCACATTTGAAAAGATTGAAGAGGATTCGGGCag GTTGAGGAACATTGAGACCTTGTCAAACTTACTGCGTTCAGTCATCCTACTGTCTCCAG atgatcttctgtgctgtgtgtatctatgtctgAACCAGCTTGGTCCCGCTTACCAGGGCCTGGAGCTGGGCGTGGGGGAGACGGTCCTGATGAAAGCCGTCGCCCAGGCAACCG GACGACAGCTGGACAAGATCAAGGCGGAGGCACAGGAGAAAGGTGACCTGGGATTGGTGGCCGAGAGTTCCCGTAGCAACCAGAGAATGATGTTCGCCCCAGCCAATCTGACCAGCAGGGGCGTGTTCGTCAAGCTGAAGGAGATCGCCAGCATGAGCGGCAACTCA GCCATGAATAAGAAGATCGACATCATCAAAGGTCTGTTTGTGGCGTGCAGGCACTCTGAAGCCAGATACATCATCAg gTCTTTGGCGGGAAAGCTGCGGATTGGCTTGGCTGAGCAGAGCGTTCTGGCAGCTCTGAGTCAGGCTGTGTGTCTCACCCCACCTgggcaag AATTCCCTCCGGCAGTGGTGGATGCTGGGAAGAAGATGAGCACGGAGAGCCGGAAGTCCTGGCTGGAGGAGAAGGGCCTCATCCTCAAACAGacctactg TGAGATGCCCAATTATGATGTCATCATTCCTGTCCTACTCAAGGAGGGCATCGACGAGTTGCCCAATCAGTGCAGGCTTACTCCAG gtgttccCCTGAAGCCCATGCTGGCTCACCCCACTAAAGGAGTTGGGGAGGTGATGAAGAGGTTTGACGAGGCCGCCTTCACCTGCGAGTACAAGTACGacggagagagagcacag atccACATCCTGGAGAGCGGAGAGGTGCGCATCTACAGCCGCAACCAGGAAGATAACACCACCAAGTACCCCGACATCATCGCACGCATCccgcag gtgaAGAAGGCGTCGGTCGTGTCGTGTGTGTTGGACTCTGAGGCGGTGGCCTGGGACCGAGAGAAGAAACAGATCCAACCTTTTCAGGTCCTCACTACCCGCAAGAGGAAG gacGTGGATGCAGCAGACATTAaggtccaggtgtgtgtgtacgccttCGATCTGCTCTACCTGAACGgcaag tcCCTGGTGCGGGAGCCGCTGTGTGCGCGGAGGGCTCTGTTGAGGGAGAGCTTTGAGGAGCAGGAGGGTCAGTTTGTCTTCGCCCGTTCCCTCGACTCACTAAACACCGACGCCATCGCTGAGTTCCTCGAGCAGTCCgtacgag actcTTGTGAGGGACTGATGGTCAAGACTCTGGAGAGAGACGCCACCTACGAGATCGCCAAGCGCTCGCACAACTGGCTCAAG CTGAAGAAGGACTACCTGGAGGGTGTGGGCGACACCGTGGacctgtgtgtggtgggggcgtACCTGGGCAAGGGCAAGAGAGCGGGCGGCTACGGAGGATTCCTGCTCGCCTGCTACGACGAGGACAATGAGGAGTTCCAGTCCGtctgcaag ATTGGAACTGGTTTCAAGGATGAGGACTTGGAGCAACATTACAATTTCCTAAag GAACACATTCTGCCAAAACCCCGCCCCTATTACCGTGTGGACCAATCAGCAGAGCCGGATGTGTGGTTAGACGCTGTGCAAGTGTGGGAAGTGAAATGTGCCGACCTATCACTGTCTCCAGTCTACAAAGCTGGGATGGGATTG GTGGACCCAGAGAAGGGCATCTCCCTCCGATTCCCACGGTTCCTCCGGATACGAGACGACAAGAAGCCAGAGGATGCTACCTCAGCATCTCAG gTGGCTGGTCTGtacaggcagcagcagcagattcAAAACCAGGGAGACAAATCAGGCGACCTCGAGGACTACTATTGA